A genome region from Jeongeupia sp. HS-3 includes the following:
- a CDS encoding NUDIX hydrolase family protein: MDQRLDEYLARQPRFDASGLTRLHVLDEPVGWLEPQIGRFLQAFSPSFVHNGPQLVVTSSIEEVESLFGRAALAMRAAGLIHGWRNEPYTCFALDASGAPDLNRPLFKLERGAFRRFGLTSRAVHVNGYAADRRLWTGRRSPNKAIDPNRLDNLAAGGIAAGEVPDVCVIRELWEEAGVPVELARRVCASTTSRSTRNEPDGIHDEVLYNYDLLLPGDFTPRNTDGEVAGFTLMDVDTVLGRLGEFTDDAGLVTATFLRRQGWA, translated from the coding sequence ATGGATCAACGCCTGGATGAATACCTCGCCCGCCAGCCCCGCTTCGATGCCAGCGGCCTGACGCGGCTGCATGTACTCGACGAGCCGGTCGGCTGGCTTGAACCGCAGATCGGCCGGTTTTTGCAGGCGTTCTCGCCGAGTTTTGTGCACAACGGCCCGCAACTCGTCGTCACCTCATCGATCGAAGAAGTGGAAAGCCTGTTCGGCCGCGCCGCGCTGGCGATGCGCGCTGCCGGGCTGATCCATGGCTGGCGCAACGAGCCGTACACCTGCTTCGCCCTCGACGCCAGCGGCGCGCCCGATCTGAACCGGCCGCTGTTCAAGCTCGAACGCGGCGCTTTCCGGCGCTTCGGGCTGACCAGCCGCGCGGTGCACGTCAACGGCTACGCCGCCGACCGACGGCTGTGGACAGGCCGACGCAGTCCAAACAAGGCAATCGACCCGAACCGGCTCGACAATCTCGCCGCAGGCGGTATCGCCGCCGGCGAAGTGCCCGATGTTTGTGTCATCCGGGAGTTATGGGAAGAAGCCGGCGTGCCGGTCGAGCTGGCGCGGCGGGTTTGCGCATCGACCACCTCGCGCAGCACCCGCAACGAGCCCGACGGCATCCACGACGAAGTGCTCTACAACTACGATCTGCTGCTACCTGGCGACTTCACCCCGCGCAACACGGACGGCGAAGTCGCCGGCTTTACGCTGATGGACGTCGATACCGTCCTCGGCCGTCTCGGGGAGTTCACCGACGATGCCGGCCTCGTCACCGCGACCTTCCTGCGCCGGCAAGGTTGGGCATGA
- the thpR gene encoding RNA 2',3'-cyclic phosphodiesterase, translating to MRLFIGLAPSAPVRKAIATERDRLHAVLGGKPTSTANLHLTLAFIGQASVQTVQSLRQLIAGIDAPRFAIDLDIASDFKHGGIVWLGCSTPSPSLLVLADTLREALADGGVDFDPQPFAAHVTLLRKGTPVAETLGAAIHWPVDAVVLYVSESTSQGVRYRPLYRHALK from the coding sequence ATGAGGTTGTTCATCGGGTTGGCGCCGTCAGCGCCGGTGCGCAAGGCCATCGCCACCGAGCGCGATCGACTGCACGCAGTACTAGGCGGCAAACCGACCAGCACCGCCAATCTGCATCTGACCCTCGCCTTTATCGGCCAGGCCAGCGTGCAAACCGTACAAAGCCTGCGCCAGTTGATTGCCGGGATCGACGCCCCCCGCTTCGCCATCGACCTCGATATCGCCAGCGACTTCAAACACGGCGGCATCGTCTGGCTCGGTTGCAGCACGCCATCGCCTTCCTTGCTCGTGCTGGCGGACACGCTGCGCGAGGCACTCGCCGATGGAGGAGTCGACTTCGATCCACAGCCTTTTGCCGCGCACGTGACACTGCTGCGCAAAGGCACGCCGGTAGCCGAAACACTGGGCGCCGCGATCCACTGGCCGGTCGACGCCGTCGTGCTGTACGTCTCCGAATCAACGTCGCAGGGCGTGCGCTACCGCCCGCTCTATCGCCATGCGTTGAAATAG
- a CDS encoding sulfurtransferase — protein sequence MSPLITPQALAERSEAADWVIVDCRHDLANPDAGSQAYVAGHVPGAVFAHLDRDLSGAKTGHNGRHPLPSPEAFAEWAGRAGIGSQTRVIAYDASGGMFASRLWWLLRWLGHDAVQVLDGGWQAWLAAGLPVSTDEARPVPAQFAAHPDGGAAVTMAQVKANLAEPQFQVIDARSPERYRGIGETIDPVGGHIPGAANRFFQYNLDADGCFKPAAQLREEWLTVLGANRPDQIICQCGSGVTACHNLLALEVAGLPGARLYPGSWSEWCAHPDNPVTQ from the coding sequence TTGTCACCATTGATTACGCCACAGGCACTGGCAGAGCGTTCGGAGGCTGCCGATTGGGTCATCGTCGATTGCCGTCACGATCTGGCTAATCCGGATGCTGGTTCGCAGGCTTATGTGGCTGGCCATGTTCCGGGTGCGGTGTTTGCCCATCTCGATCGGGATCTGTCCGGTGCCAAAACCGGCCACAATGGCCGCCATCCGCTGCCGTCACCGGAAGCATTTGCCGAATGGGCGGGCCGGGCAGGTATCGGCAGCCAGACCCGCGTGATCGCGTATGACGCCTCAGGCGGCATGTTCGCCTCGCGGTTGTGGTGGTTGCTGCGCTGGCTGGGTCACGATGCAGTGCAGGTGCTCGATGGCGGCTGGCAGGCGTGGCTGGCGGCCGGTCTGCCGGTGTCGACCGATGAGGCGAGGCCGGTGCCGGCGCAGTTTGCTGCGCATCCGGACGGGGGCGCTGCGGTGACCATGGCGCAGGTGAAGGCCAATCTGGCCGAGCCGCAATTTCAAGTGATCGATGCCCGCAGCCCGGAGCGCTATCGCGGCATTGGTGAGACCATCGATCCGGTCGGCGGGCATATTCCGGGCGCTGCAAACCGGTTTTTCCAGTACAACCTGGATGCCGACGGGTGCTTCAAGCCGGCGGCGCAATTGCGCGAGGAGTGGTTGACGGTGCTCGGCGCGAACCGGCCGGACCAGATCATCTGCCAGTGCGGCTCCGGCGTGACGGCTTGCCATAATCTGCTGGCGCTGGAAGTGGCCGGTTTGCCCGGTGCACGGCTTTATCCGGGCTCGTGGAGCGAGTGGTGCGCGCACCCGGATAACCCGGTCACGCAATAA